Part of the Toxotes jaculatrix isolate fToxJac2 chromosome 8, fToxJac2.pri, whole genome shotgun sequence genome is shown below.
CCTCTCTTCAGAGCCACCTCGCTCCCACTCCCAACCAGGATCTACAGAACTCTTAAAGGATCTGCAAACCTGTTAAGGTAAGAAACCACAACAGgcctcctctttctcacatGCATGTCTTTATCGGTTTGTTAACAGAATATGCATttgtttaataaagaaaaaaaaagtcaggctAAAGGGTTAATTCACACAGGTAAGTCTGTTTCATTGTGTCAGCTGATTTACAAGGCTTGCATGAGTCAAACTGATCTGCTGGGGTGTGTTAGTGTTCAGCTACTCCTCAAGCTCATGGACCAGTCTGTACAAGCAGAGGCAACAATATGTGTCAGTTATAGTTACATATGAGTTATTTGATTCCCCGTCATGGCTCTTCTTTTGCAGGGATAAAATGTGTGGCAGACTTCTGACTTACACTAGTTCATTCTTCTGGTTGACCCATCACAAGTTAATGTTCTTTACATGTGATTTTGTAGTAGTATATCCACATGTATGTCATCTAGTACATGCATGCTGCATCAGGTAAATTCACAACTGCTTGAAgtgtaaaactgtaaatgaatgaCACACAGCAAAGCTATTCATACGAaaagaaagcactgaaatttaaTTAAAGTGTACTAATGTTCAGGTGTCACAAACCAGGAGTCTGTAAGATTTTTTCATGTTCATAGAAAAAGCAGAGTTCAGTGTTCAAAGTTACACCAAATAATTTCATGAAATTAAAGTACAACCGAGTTACTCATCTTTACTTAGTTCGGAAAACCACACGTTACATTGTCCACAAACTTAATTACAGTCCCTGGGACTGTTATTTGAAAACTTTGGTTGCTACTTATGGACAGTTACTGGATGTTAGTGGGACTGCTCAAGCATCCTGAAGTCAACTCTGACGTTAAGGACCAGAATAACCACCAGCTGTAAAAGTTTGGTATTTGTTCTTAGAGATACAGCAGCCACTGACTCAAAAACCTGCTTCAATGAATGTTCAAAAAGAATGTGTTCTGGCCTTAACCTGGTGGGGAAGCAAATCTGActaaaagaagagtgaaaaaaagaaaagattaggtaatatttgatttcttctgtttctcaaaCAATGTTTCTCACAAACTATCACATACTGAAAGTCTTACAGAGACCCGCTGTCTCTTTCACAAGCATTGGCAAACAgcactggaaaatgaaaatatcctAAGTATAGCtataaagaaatttaaaatgcaaaaacctAGAATTTCAACTGTGTCACACATGACAGTGAAGCATTAAGCAGACTAAAGGCAACATCAGTCACAGACATTAGACATGAGTGTTGACATGTCACCAGGTTCTAATCTCACCTTGTCTAACAGCTTTGTCCTCCTTGTTTGCCACTGGTGTTGCTGTGGTAACTTTCAAtgctgcaattaaaaaaaaaaacaaacactgtcattGGGGTGTTTTGACAGTCTGCTGATAACTGAGAcaccaaatatttattttggatTAGCACagcttaaaaataaatttatagAAAAGGAAAACGTACAGAGAGAGATTGTGAGAATTGCGGGGCTGCTTACTCTACAAACTGTTTGATAGTCTCATAATAACTTTTGACAAGGCTCAGACAGCACTGCCTAATGGCTTTAGACAGACACAAGGTTATACTTACCATGTCGCAGCCATTTATGACAAACCGCTGTTGAAAATACAGGTTTAAGTAAAGGACGGTGGAATAATATTCGTTGCTgtattatttttcacatttatttttttactgactTAATAAAGAAAAGTATGCCATTTCTCCCTCTTACTAATTTaaacagaatatatatatatatatatcattattataataTAACCTGACATTGCACAGCTTAGTTGTGGATTGAGTGTACATACCAGTGATAACATGCACAGGTAAAGAAGGAAGGCATAAATAGCATGCAAGGAAAATAGAATTAACTGGAAAATTAGAAAGAACGGTAGTGagctcaagggtgtgtgtgtgccttcagGGACAAAGAGCTGCGTTGCAGAGTGTTTGTGCGTGACCTGTAATTGTAGCCATACTACATGATTACATGAGAAAAGCATGTGAGAGGCAAGAAGAACAAAACTCCTTCATactagaaatgtttttttttttgcctggtgCATGTGTACATATTTTCCACATTAAAGCACacatgttttctgtcactgagtATAAATATGAACCTCAAACAGAACGGTTTCTTGCAAGCTACGTTTATAAACAAGATCAAAATTTGACTGAAAAAGTCTTTCACTGAGGTGAATATTTGTCTTTGGCCTGCAGCTTAAAGTTTGTTTGTTCTAGATTTTAGTGTCAGTACTGAATGTCTGGCTGCTTCTCCAAAGCCATTAGGAAGagttaaacaaatttaaatatctTCAATAGCAGGTTTCCCTGTCCACAGGAGTTTGTGCAATATTGGCAACAATTTTATATTCAATGTTGCAACTTAGCTCTATGCCCACACACTCTGAGATTCTTCCTAAATACCTGAACAAGTTCTGTcaatcactgttgtgtttttaatgaggTGGACACACAAGACACCTGTAAGGTTTTCATTCATGCAATTAAGTCCAAATAATCAACTCAACCAAAACCCTGGAGATTTTGGAATCGAATAAGCAGGGCTTTCATCAGAAATTGGCAAGTCCTCAAAAGCTGTCAACCCCAAAAGTTTCTTAAATCACACCTCAAATCCTCAGTTCACTTGAGAAGCTTGTGCTCTTCCTCATGCAGATCATGACAAACATTCAACAAATTCCCATTTCACGTCATCGCTTTGCATAATTGCATTTAATAGGTCAAAGATAATCTTATGAGATTTAAGTATCACACTGTGGTCATCACCATCCATGATAGaaggaaaatgtttaaatttttatGTGGTTGTTAACCCTGGTGATATTGCTCAGCCCATCAATACTATTAATGCTGTCAGCAATTTTTTCCAGcttaaagtaaataaagtgtACTATTATTGCTCATCATCACTTTTCAAACATTTCCACGTCATCACTTTCAGAGCCGAGATGCTTTTAGTGAGAAccacacttctttttttaaccCCATTTCTTGCCAACAGGAAATGGCATCCAAGCAGCGCATGGGCTACAGGTGTTGCATAGCAGGAGTGGTGCTTCTGCTGTTGGCCAGTATTGCTGCCCTCATCGCTGTTGCTGTCATCCAGGACACCTGGGCTTTGAAAGAGTACAGCGTAGAGGTGGGTGcacacatgtgcatgtacaAATGTTCATAGATGCACACGATTCTTATAGGAACTTGCCCTTTGGCTGTACAGTGTCTTAGCCAACAAGCTTTCAGTTGTGAATGTGAATCTGTGTCCAGACATTTTCCAGATGTCAGGGTAAGGAAAATAAGGTTTTGTCATCTGTTAGCTTGGCAATGGATGCTGGTCCTGATGAACcatgtgcagatttttttttaaaggcgtGCTGGAGGTGTGGTCATGGTATCTTCATCACCTCAGCTCTTTGTCAGATCATCATTTAGGGCTTTTAGATCTTTCATTAAACAAGGTGAGAAATGCGATCAGATAGGCCAAGTGAAAAATGCAACCttgcaacatattttttttctttcttctcttcagtATGGCATAGTGATAGACTCGGGTTCATCTCGTTCCAATGTGTACCTGTACCAGTGGCCCGGGGAGAAGCAAAATGAAACAGGAGTGGTGACTGAAGTAATGAACTGCAGAGTTGCCGGTGAGTCATTGTATGTACAAGAGAAGAGCACAATGCAGTGAAATGTTTACATCTTCTAGTATTGAGTTAAACAAATGAAgattagaaaatgaaaagtgaagattagaaaatgaaaaagagtaAATTGAAATGAGTGAGTTGAAGTACAGGATGcaatgaagagaaaaatgaaagccaAGGCTTACTGAACACTTACTGAACACTGGCTTTGTGTCCACAGGTGATGGTATCTCAGAGATGAGAGTTGACCCTCAGAAAGATGCTGAATCATGGAAAGCATTCAATGTCTGCATGGACAAAATCGTCAGAGTCATTCCTGCCAAAAAACACAAGACCACACCCCTCTTTTTAGGGGCTACAGCTGGAATGAGACTGCTACAGTAAGAAAGTGTCAAAATATGTTATGGCTTTATGATATTCTCTCACTCTTACTTATTTCCTGGAGAGTGACAGGAAGGGCCAgagatatttcatttcattcatgcaCCACATGATTTTTCTCAAAGCCTACTGAGTCACCAGGGAACCTCAGAAATAAAAACGTGTAGACAACAGGCTGGGGCAAACGTAAGGAGCTCAGACAGTGTAACAGTCAGGCTGCAAACATAGGATCTTCACACAATAGTGAGTCACTGCATGAGATGCTTACTGCGCTGTAGGGGTCATAAAATTCATGATACTTGTCCAAGGGCTGATTTGCTCCTTCACTCAGCTCTACAGTGCTGTGGTCACTGCATTTACTGGTTGGGCTGCAGTGAGCAGATAAAAAGGTTCAGcacagcttagcttagcataaagactgggagcAGGGGGATACAACtagcctgactctgtccaaaggtagGGGTATTTCCTGGAGATAACCTTACAGTGACTGTACTCCAGGAAATAAGTTTAGGCTTTCATGCATCTATTAAACTAATAAGATATAGTGTGTTAATTAAAGATCTTTAAAGTTACTGATAGGCTAGGATTTTTGTTATCTTTGGACATAGCAAGGCTAGCTCCTTCTCCTTGCCTTCAGTATTAATGTTAATTGACTCTGTAACTACCTGGCGTCAGCTTAATATTTGGTGTACAGGCATGAACATGTAATCAATCGTCTTAACACttgacaagaaaataaatgtatattttcctAAAAGTCAAACTATTCACTTAATTACACTGATTCCACTTTTTGACAGCCACTGACTGtaatcctgtttctttttttttgccataagaGAGAAGGATGAACAAAGATCCAATGAAATCCTGGCAAGTCTCAGAGAATACCTGAGTTCTTTGCCCTTCTCCTTCCAAAATGCCTCCATCATCAGTGGTCAAGAAGAAGGGCTGTATGGGTGGATCACTGTCAACTACCTCAATGGAAACTTCCTAGAGGTCAGACACTATCATTGATCTATCTGGTTGATCTAAGTCAAAGTTCAGTTGTGTGCTGCTTCACAAACAGGATCCCGTTTCACTGTAGACTAACCTTTTCCATTACAGAAGAACCTGTGGAACACCTACGTACGGCCAGAAGGGGGAAAGACAGTAGGATCCATGGACCTTGGTGGAGCGTCAACCCAGATCGCCTTTGTAGTCCAGGATGATCTCAGAGGGCCTGACTACATGCATGTCAAACTGTACGGTTACCCTTACAACGtctacacacacagtttcctctgCTATGGCAAGAATGAGGCTGAGAAGAGGGTTCTGGACAAAATCGTACAGGTGcacatcttttctttttgtcttttgcatgtgtgtaggtgtgctGAAGGTCATATCTGTACAAGGGTGGTGGCTCTCTCCTGAACTtgttctctttgtgtgtttctatgttcATGTTTAAGTGCAGGCAGCAGTGGGAATGCATGTGcttttgcatgcatgtgcacgTCAAAATCCATTAATGCCCAGTAAAGAATTGATTAGTGAACACTGCTGTCCCTGAGCTGctaacaggcagacagagaccaGTCAAGGATGCATTATGTCATTAAGAATATTGACTGGACCGTGAATGTCATCAAGCCAGTCTCCGAGAAATGCATTATTTCTGGTAGCTTATAGCTTAATTCTTGAAACTAACAGTATTTGTTGCGGGAGGAATATGCCACGCTGTATGTAATGGGTATAAATTTGAGGCATGATCCTAGGATCAAATTTTAACTTTGTTTGTAGTTACATTAGGATCTGTATTTGATCATATGTAATTTGAATAAATAAGTCATGGTTTATTTAAACAGTATAGATGATATGTCTGTAAATGCATGAGTAATACTGTTCTCTTATCTCATCCTGCCATgcctcttcctgtcctctccgtctctttcttattcttattcttattcctCCATTTGTTCTTTTGATATTTTCTGCCTTCTTTCAATATTCCAGGCATCATCTGACCCTGCTTACATTATAAACCCGTGCTATCCTGAAGGCTTCAACATCACTCTAAAGGCCTCAACCATTTATGACACGGAGTGCACAAAGAAGCCAGAAAAGTACAACCCAGATCAAAACCTCTTCATGGTGGGAGACCCTGACTCAGACAAGTGCGGTAGCATAGTGAAGTCCATATTTGATTTCAAGACTTGTACTTCATCCCAGTGTTCCTTCAACGGGGTTCAGCAGCCACCAGTCGCTGGAGAGTTTATGGTAACACACAGTGCAAAATGTAATACATGCAGGTAGGCAGATGACAATGCAAAACAACTTACTTGTATATTTCTGCTGTTCCTGCCAGGCATATGCTGGATTCTTCTTCACTGCTAGAGCTCTGCTACTGAATGGCACATCAGATCTTGATCAGTTCAACTCGTCAGTCAGGAAACACTGCCACACACATTGGACAGTGGTAAGTACTTCAAACTGGTATACAGTGTAAATCTAGAGAATGGAAAAAGGTGGAACAGGAGGGAGGCAAgaatgaacaaacagaaacagtaattATCCATTAAGTTGAATAGCAAACAGAGAGGATTTTTCCTCAGGCATCATACCTGCTTTGATATCACCAACTGAGGTAATGCAAACTGTGACAgcattttcttctctgtgtgattTAGTTGGTGTTCCTTTCAAAACAGGATACCACATGATGCAGCTTAATCTACTAAATAAAAAGTAGATGCATTGAAACTGAGCTTACAGAACAGGTTTGCTGGACTTATTATTTTACAATTTTAATCAAGAGAAAACATTTATAAGAGAATATTTCTTCAGTGTACTGTAAGAATGGATATTGCAGGGGCTTTTTTCAGTGCACCGAAACCCAAAATAGCTTCACAGTATCTTTGcaactgttttgtttgaaaGAAATGCCTTCTATATGGTTGAAGTTGTACATTGAAATCTGATTTGATTACACACCATCTTCTCTCCATCTTGTCTTGGTCTTGAAGTCTTTCACCTTCATCTTGACGACAACATTGATGTTTTCTCCACAGCACTGGTTTTAATTGTCTTGTATCATTATTCTCTCACAGGCTAATCACAgctttatttctctgtcatttaGCTGAAGCAAGAAAAGCCCTGGATCTCTGACAAATACCTTAAGACTTACTGTTTTGGAGCTCACTACGTCTTCACTTTGCTGGCAGATGGATACAAGTTTGACAAAGAGACGTGGAAAAGCATTCACTTTGAGAGAGAGGTTggtcaaacaacaaaaaaaaccccatcatTTTCACCAAGACATTTCTTGCTTCTAATGCTTCCTTCTGCTGTCCTCTTCACAACAAGGAAGCCAATGCATATCCATTGTTTATCCTTCGTGTTCCCATGTTCATGCAACAAAATTATGCTCATATATAATTTAAAGTAGAAAAATACAACCATCAGAATATGTCAAATATAGATATTTGATGAGAGTGGTTGGTGCTGAGCTGTTACCAGCTTATCAGCCTTTTACATACACAAATGTGAATGAGGCCACCCACTGGGACCTATTAAAGATGGATGGCTGACATCCCAATCATCTGCGATCAAAAGGTTGAGTGAAAGACAGGCAATGTATGGCTTCGGGATGCCCTGAGGGTATGGAACGTCTTTCACAATGAAACTCCCTCAGCAGAAGGGGATTCCTGGTCTGTGACGCTGAGTCACTCATGAATCACAAAGGAAGATAATCACACATTACAGCCACAGTTCCCAAATTGCATGGACAAGATTGTCCCATAACAGTTGGCAAGGCTGCCAATTTCCAGCCCCCACCAACAAGAGAGTtagtgtgctgcatgtgtgatgTAATGCCTTCGTGGTGTCTTGGAGTCTCATGCTTGGTAGGTCTTTTTAGAGGAAGCTAAACAGACACACTTGGATTCTTTACAGGGGTGTTCTTTGGGTTTTATGACTCATCTTTTGCCCTAGAGCTGCAACTGTGCAACATTAGGACAGGCCTGTGTGACATTCTCAACTTCTCTAGACATGCAAAGGGATGTCTTAGCTgagtctcttctcttctcttctccacaGGTAAAGGAAACCAGCATAGGCTGGAGTTTGGGCTACATGCTGAGTATGTCCAACATGATCCCGTCTGAAGTGAAAGAAATCCCCCCCATGGCAGACCCTGTCTTTGCCGGCCTTATCTATCTATTTTCATCACTAACCATTGTAACTGTTGTCTTAGTTTTCATCATCCTCATTCGCACCTGCTTCTGAGATTATCAGTTACTAAAGGGAGTGATCTGCCATTGGAAGCCTTGGGGGCTGCTGTAAGTAAGTGGAGAGCACTACAGCAGCATGTGCCAAGGTACTtacaaagaaaactgttttattttgggggttttttttcagcttgAGCCATTTACTGCCATCTGTCAATTTTCATTGAAAACTGAAAAGCCTTAACGTTAAAACCTGCCACTGTGTGTCCATTTATGGTCTTTCTAGTCCTTGAGCTAGCCTGTGGGTTGATTTGAAGGCAGCTGGACTTCTTGTTCGAAGCATttaagacgtttcacctctcatccgagAAGCTTCCTCAGTTCTGAAGACTGGTTTGAAAGGCCAAACATTTAAACCTATTCCTTTCCCTAGTGGGCGGTCCACTCAGGACAATCGAAACAGCTTGGTGGGGCCGTCATCTACTCTGGGCCATGTGTTTGTGGAATGGCTGTTTAGTCTCACCTATGTATAGGTCAGAGCGCACTTCGCTTCACTTGACAGCATAGACCAcgtcacagtttgtttttggtAGTTTTGTCTTTGCGGTGAACCAGTTTTTATCACAGGGTGTTACAAGGCCTAAAACGGGATGTCATGTTTGAAGAACATCCTCCTGACTTTCTCTCACTCCCCTGTCACATACAGAACAACATTTTTGcattggtttgtgttttttttttccctgttggTGTTTCCTCTTGGGACTTTAGTGGATAAGGTaaaggtgaaacatcttcaaagtttcaaacaagaagtccagCGGCCTTCAAATCAACCCAAAGGataactatgacctggatgaatgagaacctACACAGACATGTCCTTGAACTCGGTTCAGATGTGGGACTGGTTTCACAGAAATAGTATAAAACAGCTCTAAAAACTATCACTTCATTTTATACCTCAGGGAAACTCACATAgatttaaatatgtatttagtTGACAGTGCTCTTTTTCAAGCTCCACTAAAGGGAAACATTGCTGTTTTACAGGGAAAAAGTTGACACAGTGGTTGCCTGAATGGCTCACAAATGATGAAGGAGCACCCAGAAGTGTCCATGTGCTCATTCTCGTTGCACATTGTGTAATCTTACAATTGTATAATCTTAAAATGAGATTCTATACGTGCATTCACACTTGtatgctcacattcacacatggaCCCCTCATGCAAAAGCATGATATATTCACTCTGCTACTGattatgttttgtttcctgtatTATACGTGTAGTTGCACTGAATGCATTAGTTTACATACAAAATGGCAGCACTTAGCCACAGCtttattattgtgttttataCCATGTTTCTGAAACTATAACTAAACAACAATATTCCACATTTAGTGAATGAAAACCTTCcttataaataatataatgaatATGAATTTTGACATTGTTTTCTTAGGATTTTGCAAACTAAATACATGTTATATGAAGTCATTAAGTTTTATGTAGTCTATCTGCAAACAATTAATAGATTTAAGCACTAGATAAAAATTAATTTCCGGGTTTGGCACAGCAGCCAAGCAGCAACAGAAAATGACTTAGTGCTGCAACTGTTCTACATGTTGCTTTTTCCTATTAAATGCAGTACATCATATTCAGATGCTAACCTGGTGCTGTTCCACCCCTGggattgttttcattctgtgctTAAAGAACAGATTATTGTTGGATAAATATACATAACTGATTAATTCAGTACAATAAATTCCATCAGTGGAGTGGCTACTATGCCAGAGAATTAAACAAAGTATAACTGACAACTGAGTCATGTCCAATTTTCAGTGTAATCTATACACAGTGCTTACATAATATGAaatttgtctgtttatgtcaaTATGTAGCCTTTCATGAGAGATTAaatcagaaaattaatctgcaaataCAAAGGTTGACGACAACATAtcaatttgattttttttggtattgATTTGCCAATTTTCGAGATGAGCCCCAGTCCTGAGTCTAAATGGTAAAGGCTTAGCTAAGAGGGAGCAATGAATCTGAATGATTGAGCTGTATGTACATCCAAAGTTTTTCAAGTATCAAAAAAGCAGcatgggtgtgtgagtgtgtatcttTTGCCATTCTGTATACATCATGCTCTATTTGAGAAGTTTTCAGTGATACTGTACTCTTTGCACTAGAAAGGATGGGAAGATATGCATGACTGTAAACTATCCAAAAGGATGGATCCTAgataaaaaagacatttataagTAGTTCAACAGGAGATCAATCTGCAACAGATATATACAGATAGATCTCCTGTTGAAGGACTTTATTTGCTGTTGGGATGTTTAAAGAACAAGGCACACCAGCAGGAGATGCATGACAACTGAGCAGATGGTGGTGTGGATCCAAGCAGTGTCCTCACGTAAAGTTGCTAAACgtcacaacagcaaacaaaatcCTTCAACAGGAACTATTTGGTTTGCGGCTCTatctttttttcaaatgctATCGTCAACTACTGCAGGATATGCATGATTCTCATTTGATGCACTGATTGTTATCTGTTTTACATAATTCTCTCCAAacagtaaataataaacatATCTACTAACTGCACATTTTGTGGCTGCTGCATCATAACACACCTTACAGATGTAATTACTGACCTTACAGAGCCTGACTGATACAGGAATTTTAAGGCCAATGCTGATACAGAATTTGTGGAGTAAAAAAATTTGAATAGACATATCAACCAATACTCTTTATACATGATGGGGTTGTTATTTATTAACTTTTCAGCTATGTCTTTCACAAGCTATTTAGCAACTTTAGCAACTTTAACAAGCTATTTAGCAAAAGTGGGGTCAGAGCATGCTCTGctggacaaactatgtaatgACCGAATTTCTAAATTACACCAAGCatctttttctgcattttctgcattgtgcaaaaatattttctgtaaaaatatttttcaaatctGCACATATCGTATATCATATACAGAGATACCGATATATCTGTTCAAGGTCTGTCAATCTGTCAAtatcagctgataaaatctATCAGTCAGACT
Proteins encoded:
- the entpd3 gene encoding ectonucleoside triphosphate diphosphohydrolase 3, with translation MASKQRMGYRCCIAGVVLLLLASIAALIAVAVIQDTWALKEYSVEYGIVIDSGSSRSNVYLYQWPGEKQNETGVVTEVMNCRVAGDGISEMRVDPQKDAESWKAFNVCMDKIVRVIPAKKHKTTPLFLGATAGMRLLQEKDEQRSNEILASLREYLSSLPFSFQNASIISGQEEGLYGWITVNYLNGNFLEKNLWNTYVRPEGGKTVGSMDLGGASTQIAFVVQDDLRGPDYMHVKLYGYPYNVYTHSFLCYGKNEAEKRVLDKIVQASSDPAYIINPCYPEGFNITLKASTIYDTECTKKPEKYNPDQNLFMVGDPDSDKCGSIVKSIFDFKTCTSSQCSFNGVQQPPVAGEFMAYAGFFFTARALLLNGTSDLDQFNSSVRKHCHTHWTVLKQEKPWISDKYLKTYCFGAHYVFTLLADGYKFDKETWKSIHFEREVKETSIGWSLGYMLSMSNMIPSEVKEIPPMADPVFAGLIYLFSSLTIVTVVLVFIILIRTCF